The following coding sequences are from one Acidimicrobiia bacterium window:
- the fabF gene encoding beta-ketoacyl-ACP synthase II, with amino-acid sequence MTLPAFLDARGRPRVAVTGLGVKTPAGTDVANMWEAVVAAVECRAAPIERFDASELPVRFAGEVRDFDATAYVGPKEARRQDRFTQLGFAAAVDALADAGELGADPSRCAVIAATGVGGLESMEINQQTFMERGASRVSPFFVTMMMPNATAGAISINFGWTGPNMCIATACAAGTHAIGEGARLIRDGTADAVVAGGAEAGVTPLTISAFARMGALSTRNEDPPRASRPFDADRDGFVMSEGAAFVILEPLERALARGARVYGTVSGYGRNADAHHITAPSPGGAGAAACMQLALDDAGIVSSAIGHVNAHGTSTPLNDASEAEALRKVFGDHSPPVTSTKGVTGHMIGGAGAAEAVIALLSLRDGIVPPTANLQKIGDEIDLDVVHGEPRSIGRAPVLSNSFGFGGHNATLILSAPDPNPGE; translated from the coding sequence ATGACCCTCCCCGCGTTCCTCGACGCTCGCGGTCGACCTCGCGTCGCCGTCACCGGCCTCGGCGTGAAGACGCCAGCCGGTACCGACGTGGCGAACATGTGGGAGGCCGTGGTTGCGGCCGTCGAGTGCAGAGCGGCACCCATCGAGCGCTTCGACGCCTCGGAGCTCCCGGTGCGGTTCGCGGGGGAGGTGCGCGATTTCGACGCCACGGCCTACGTCGGGCCGAAGGAGGCCCGCCGCCAGGACCGCTTCACGCAGCTCGGCTTCGCGGCCGCGGTCGATGCGCTGGCCGACGCCGGCGAGCTCGGCGCCGACCCGAGCCGCTGCGCGGTGATCGCGGCCACGGGTGTCGGTGGCCTCGAGTCGATGGAGATCAATCAACAGACGTTCATGGAGCGTGGCGCGAGCCGCGTGAGCCCGTTCTTCGTCACGATGATGATGCCAAACGCGACCGCGGGCGCGATCTCGATCAACTTCGGTTGGACCGGCCCGAACATGTGCATCGCCACCGCCTGCGCGGCGGGAACCCACGCGATCGGCGAGGGCGCGCGACTTATTCGTGACGGCACGGCGGATGCCGTGGTCGCGGGTGGCGCCGAGGCGGGTGTCACACCCCTCACGATCTCCGCGTTCGCCCGCATGGGCGCGCTCAGCACGCGTAACGAAGATCCGCCGCGCGCGTCCCGCCCGTTCGACGCCGACCGCGACGGATTCGTGATGTCCGAAGGGGCGGCGTTCGTGATCCTCGAGCCGCTCGAGCGCGCACTCGCGAGGGGGGCCCGCGTGTACGGAACCGTGTCCGGCTACGGGCGAAACGCAGATGCGCACCACATCACCGCGCCGTCGCCCGGCGGTGCGGGCGCGGCCGCATGCATGCAGCTCGCACTCGACGACGCGGGCATCGTTTCCTCCGCGATCGGTCATGTGAACGCGCACGGCACGTCCACGCCGCTCAACGACGCGTCGGAGGCGGAAGCGTTGCGCAAGGTGTTCGGTGACCACTCTCCGCCGGTCACGTCCACCAAGGGCGTCACTGGTCACATGATCGGTGGCGCGGGTGCCGCGGAGGCGGTGATCGCGTTGCTGTCGTTGCGCGACGGGATCGTCCCGCCCACCGCCAACCTTCAGAAGATCGGCGACGAGATCGATCTCGACGTCGTGCACGGCGAGCCGCGCTCCATCGGGCGTGCCCCCGTGCTGTCGAACTCGTTCGGTTTCGGCGGCCACAACGCCACGCTGATCCTCTCGGCTCCGGATCCGAACCCCGGCGAGTGA
- the acpP gene encoding acyl carrier protein, with protein MEREEALSALREVAVEVLSVEPDAVVETAKFKEDLDADSLDLVELVMELEERFDIQVPEEDLENVATVGNAVDLVMAKVDAKT; from the coding sequence ATGGAACGTGAGGAGGCGCTCTCTGCGCTGCGAGAGGTCGCCGTCGAGGTGCTCAGCGTCGAGCCCGACGCCGTCGTCGAGACGGCCAAGTTCAAGGAAGACCTCGACGCCGACAGCCTCGACCTCGTCGAGCTCGTGATGGAGCTCGAGGAGCGGTTCGACATCCAGGTACCCGAAGAAGACCTCGAGAACGTCGCGACAGTCGGGAACGCCGTCGACCTGGTGATGGCCAAGGTCGACGCCAAGACATGA